A genomic segment from Bos mutus isolate GX-2022 chromosome 14, NWIPB_WYAK_1.1, whole genome shotgun sequence encodes:
- the DSCC1 gene encoding sister chromatid cohesion protein DCC1, producing MQRCGQNAYVKARPPQSRRPEERGPRGKRGAGRSGGAGPDRPVSPRPRGLGRACAAAPPRPWPAPPARRGRASPGALFPRRFPRRGLVSVAPRPPAAMERTRAEVDATLQTAKLDAAELLPAAHCLRFGPAAAGDVCLLELEPALCGRLQAGRSLVIRGDKDEQAVLCSEDKTYDLKVADTSNMLLFIPGCKIPEQLKMEETHGNIIHTEIFGFSNNYWELRRCRPKLKKLKKLLMENTYEGPDSEKEKDSSHSKYTTEDLLDQIQASEEEIMTQLQVLNACEIGGYWRILEFDYEMKLLNHITQLVDSESWSFSKVPLNTCLQELGPLEPEEMIEHCLKCYGKKYTEEGEVYFELSADKICRATAQMLLQNAVKFNLAEFQEVWQQSVPEGMTTRLDQLKGLALVDRQSRPEIIFLLKAEDLPEGDQERFNSLFSLREKWTEEDIAPYIQDLCGEKQTIGALLTKYARSSMQNGVKVYNSRRPIS from the exons ATGCAACGATGCGGGCAAAACGCGTATGTCAAGGCCCGCCCGCCGCAGAGCCGACGGCCAGAAGAGCGGGGTCCCCGCGGGAAACGGGGCGCGGGGCGCagcggaggggcggggccggacCGCCCagtctccccccgcccccggggTCTCGGGCGCGCCTGTGCCGCCGCCCCGCCCCGTCCCTggcccgccccgcccgcccgccgagGCCGCGCTTCTCCCGGCGCGCTTTTCCCGCGCCGTTTCCCGCGTCGGGGGCTCGTCTCTGTCGCCCCCCGGCCCCCGGCGGCCATGGAGAGGACCCGCGCCGAGGTGGACGCGACACTGCAGACCGCCAAGCTGGACGCGGCCGAGCTGCTGCCCGCCGCGCACTGCCTGCGCTTCGGGCCCGCGGCCGCCGGCGACGTGTGCCTGCTGGAGCTGGAGCCCGCGCTGTGCGGGCGGCTGCAGGCCGGGCGCAG TCTAGTGATTCGTGGTGATAAGGATGAGCAGGCGGTTCTGTGCAGTGAAGACAAAACATACGATCTGAAAGTAGCAGACACTTCCAATATGTTGCTTTTTATTCCTGGCTGTAAAATTCCGGAGCAGCTGAAGATGGAAGAAACACACGGTAACATTATTCACACTGAG ATCTTTGGTTTTTCTAACAATTACTGGGAATTAAGAAGATGTAGACCTAAACTAAAGAAGTTAAAGAAACTTTTGATGGAAAATACCTATGAAGGACCtgacagtgaaaaagaaaaggattccAGTCACTCAAAA tatACGACTGAAGATTTGCTTGATCAAATTCAGGCAAGTGAGGAAGAAATAATGACCCAGTTACAAGTTCTCAATGCCTGTGAGATTGGAG GTTATTGGAGGATTCTCGAATTTGATTATGAGATGAAACTTCTGAATCATATAACTCAGCTTGTGGATTCTGAATCTTGGTCTTTTAGCAAAGTTCCTTTGAATACATGCCTTCAGGAACTTGGACCATTGGAGCCAGA ggAAATGATTGAACACTGTCTTAAATGTTATGGAAAGAAATACACAGAGGAAG GCGAAGTTTATTTTGAACTGAGTGCAGATAAGATATGCAGAGCTACAGCACAGATGCTACTTCAGAACGCAGTGAAGTTCAATCTCGCTGAGTTTCAGGAAGTATGGCAACAGAGTGTTCCCGAAGGAATGACAACTAGGCTTGATCAGCTTAAG GGTTTGGCCTTGGTAGACAGACAGTCAAGACCAGAAATCATATTTCTGTTGAAAGCAGAAGACTTACCTGAGGGGGATCAGGAACGTTTCAATAGTCTGTTCTCTCTGAGAGAGAAGTGGACAGAAGAAGATATTGCTCCATATATTCA AGATTTGTGTGGAGAGAAGCAAACCATTGGTGCACTGCTCACAAAATATGCTCGATCTTCAATGCAAAATGGTGTTAAAGTTTATAACTCAAGAAGACCCATTTCTTAA